From Clarias gariepinus isolate MV-2021 ecotype Netherlands chromosome 2, CGAR_prim_01v2, whole genome shotgun sequence, one genomic window encodes:
- the LOC128514483 gene encoding trace amine-associated receptor 13c-like: MPETPNVSLEEYCFPESNVSCFKASYCMTTKTVLYFLLVCAMAITILGNSVVIISIAHFKQLHTPTNILVMSLALVDLLLGITVMPLSMVRSVDGCWYHGEELCFLHSSFDMCLTGASIFHLISIAIDRYQAVCYPLQYPTRVTKSVAWFMAVMSWIASVVYSYTLLCSKANLEQLDDYIASVSCLGYCELLFNELWASMDACICFFLPCCVMFCLYAKIFFISKKHARKIEDVKQGKNEKNLTRFSQKMKHENKAAKTLGIVVGAFICCWMPFFVTSVLDPFINFATPLVLSDVFVWLGYINSTLNPIIYGLFYPWFRKTLSLIVTLKIFAPQSSDIKVYTS, translated from the coding sequence ATGCCAGAAACTCCAAATGTATCTTTGGAAGAATACTGTTTTCCTGAATCGAATGTTTCTTGTTTCAAAGCTTCGTACTGTATGACAACTAAAacagtgttatattttttactgGTGTGTGCGATGGCCATTACAATTCTAGGGAACTCTGTTGTCATTATCTCCATAGCTCATTTTAAACAACTTCACACACCTACAAACATTTTAGTGATGTCTCTGGCACTGGTGGATCTGCTTCTGGGAATCACAGTCATGCCGCTTAGCATGGTCAGGTCTGTGGATGGCTGCTGGTATCACGGTGAAGAATTGTGCTTTTTACACTCAAGTTTTGACATGTGTCTCACTGGTGCATCAATCTTCCATCTAATTTCTATTGCAATTGATCGATATCAAGCCGTGTGTTATCCACTTCAGTACCCTACAAGAGTGACTAAATCTGTCGCATGGTTTATGGCAGTTATGAGTTGGATTGCCTCTGTCGTGTACTCTTATACGCTCCTATGTTCAAAAGCAAATTTGGAACAATTAGATGATTATATTGCATCCGTAAGTTGTCTGGGGTATTGTGAACTTTTGTTTAATGAACTATGGGCATCAATGGATGCATGCATATGTTTCTTTTTACCATGCTGTGTTATGTTTTGTCtgtatgcaaaaatatttttcatttcaaaGAAACATGCAAGAAAAATTGAGGATGTAAAGCAGGGCAAAAATGAGAAGAATTTAACAAGGTTTtcacaaaaaatgaaacatgagAACAAAGCAGCAAAAACTCTTGGTATTGTTGTAGGAGCCTTTATTTGTTGCTGGATGCCATTTTTTGTCACATCTGTACTCGATCCCTTCATTAACTTTGCTACCCCTTTAGTACTTTctgatgtctttgtctggttgGGTTACATTAATTCAACCTTAAACCCCATTATATATGGCCTTTTCTACCCTTGGTTTAGAAAAACACTATCACTCATTGTTACACTAAAAATATTTGCTCCTCAGTCCTCTGACATCAAAGTTTATACATCATGA
- the LOC128513061 gene encoding trace amine-associated receptor 13c-like, translating to MPEVLNSTLPKDVGLTTYCFPESNVSCVKAYYNIATKTVLYFILVFAMTLTILGNSVVIISIAHFKQLHTPTNILVMSLALVDLLLGITVMPFSMIRSVEGCWYYSQEFCFLHSSFDMFLTTASIFHLISIATDRYEAVCYPLQYPTRVTIPAAWLMVAISWTAAAVYSYGLLCSKANVENLSEYIVSIHCLGYCGLLFNALWAALDACICFFLPCSAMFCLYAQIFLISKKHKRKMEGVKQGRSDMNLAKFSQRVKHENKAAKTLGIVVGTFICCWMPFFITSLLDPYITFSTPQILFDVFVWLGYFNSALNPIIYGLFYPWFRKTLYLIVTLKIFAPHSSNIKVYAT from the coding sequence ATGCCAGAAGTACTAAACTCAACTTTACCAAAAGATGTGGGTTTGACAACATACTGTTTTCCTGAATCAAATGTTTCTTGTGTGAAAGCCTATTACAACATAGCAACTAAAACAgtgttatattttatactggTGTTTGCAATGACTTTGACAATTCTAGGGAACTCTGTTGTCATTATCTCCATAGCTCATTTTAAACAACTTCACACACCAACAAACATTTTGGTGATGTCTCTGGCACTGGTGGATCTGCTTCTGGGAATTACAGTCATGCCGTTCAGCATGATCAGGTCTGTGGAAGGATGCTGGTACTACAGTCAAGAATTCTGTTTTTTACACTCTAGTTTTGACATGTTCCTCACAACTGCATCAATCTTCCATCTGATTTCTATTGCTACAGATCGTTATGAAGCGGTGTGTTATCCACTTCAGTACCCTACAAGAGTAACAATACCTGCTGCATGGCTTATGGTAGCTATAAGTTGGACTGCAGCTGCAGTGTACTCTTATGGTCTTCTGTGTTCAAAAGCAAATGTGGAAAATTTATCTGAATACATTGTATCTATACATTGCCTGGGGTATTGTGGACTTTTGTTTAATGCACTATGGGCAGCATTGGATGCATGCATATGTTTCTTTTTACCATGCTCTGCCATGTTTTGTCTGTatgcacaaatatttttaatttcaaaGAAACATAAACGGAAAATGGAGGGTGTGAAGCAGGGCAGGAGTGACATGAACTTAGCCAAGTTTTCACAAAgagtaaaacatgaaaacaaagcAGCAAAAACACTTGGTATTGTTGTAGGAACTTTCATTTGTTGCTGGATGCCATTTTTTATCACCTCACTACTTGATCCTTATATCACGTTTTCCACTCCACAAATactttttgatgtttttgtctGGTTGGGTTACTTTAATTCAGCTTTAAACCCCATTATATATGGACTTTTCTATCCATGGTTCAGAAAAACACTGTATCTCATTGTTACactaaaaatatttgccccaCATTCATCAAACATAAAGGTTTATGCAACTTAG
- the LOC128514198 gene encoding trace amine-associated receptor 13c-like, protein MPEVQNVSRLEKPLEEYCFPHSNISCLKDSYHVTTKTVLYFLLVCAMAITILGNSIVIISIAHFKQLHTPTNILVMSLALVDLLLGITVMPFSMVRSVDGCWYYGEELCLLHSSFDMCLTGASIFHLISIAIDRYQAVCYPLQYPTRVTKSVAWFMVAVSWTASVVYSYSLLFTKASVDSGLTNCLGNCSLFMNAFWAILSIVIGFILPCCVMICLYAQIFFISKKHTRKIEGVKQGRNYLTVNKFSQREKHENKAVKTLGIVVGAFNFCWMPFFLTSLLDPFINFVTPLLLFDVFVWLGYINSTLNPIIYGFFYPWFRKTLSLIVTLKIFAPHSSDTKVYTS, encoded by the coding sequence ATGCCGGAAGTTCAAAATGTATCTAGACTAGAAAAACCTTTGGAAGAATACTGTTTTCCTCATTCCAATATCTCTTGTTTGAAAGATTCTTATCATGTGACAACTAAAacagtgttatattttttactgGTGTGTGCGATGGCCATTACAATTCTTGGGAACTCTATTGTCATTATCTCCATAGCTCATTTTAAACAACTTCACACACCTACAAACATTTTGGTGATGTCGCTGGCACTGGTGGATCTGCTTCTGGGAATCACAGTCATGCCATTCAGTATGGTCAGGTCTGTGGATGGCTGCTGGTACTATGGTGAAGAATTGTGTCTTTTACACTCAAGTTTTGACATGTGTCTCACTGGTGCATCAATCTTCCATCTGATTTCTATTGCAATTGATCGATATCAAGCCGTGTGTTATCCTCTTCAATACCCTACGAGAGTGACCAAATCTGTCGCATGGTTTATGGTAGCTGTAAGTTGGACTGCATCTGTAGTGTACTCTTATAGTCTCTTGTTTACAAAAGCAAGTGTCGACAGTGGACTCACAAATTGCTTGGGAAATTGTAGCCTTTTTATGAATGCATTTTGGGCTATTTTAAGTATAGTTATAGGATTTATTTTACCATGTTGTGTTATGATTTGTCTTTATGctcaaatatttttcatttcaaaAAAGCATACAAGAAAAATTGAGGGTGTGAAGCAGGGCAGAAATTATTTAACTGTAAACAAATTTTcacaaagagaaaaacatgAGAACAAAGCAGTAAAAACTCTCGGGATTGTTGTGGGAGCCTTCAATTTTTGCTGGATGCCATTTTTCCTTACTTCTCTACTTGATCCTTTTATAAACTTTGTCACCCCTTTGTTactttttgatgtttttgtctGGTTGGGTTACATTAATTCCACTTTAAACCCCATCATATATGGCTTTTTCTATCCTTGGTTCAGAAAAACACTATCTCTCATTGTTACACTAAAAATATTTGCTCCTCATTCATCTGATACAAAAGTATATACATCATAA